CTTCTTATTCCGCTTATATTTACTTAGCAGACTTGAACTGGAAAAAAATGCTCCTAGCAAAAAAAGTCCATGAAAGCCATACCCAAGATAAATTAACAGTCCAGTCAGACATGCAGCCGCTGCTCCGCTTAAAGTCAAAGACTTGATTTTCCATCCTGCCAGTGAAATCAATCCAATTAATAAAAGTCCTAGAATATGTATGGGATTACTCACGGCAATGAAGCACCTCTTTTTCAGTTATGATCCTTTTAACTGGTACATCAAAAATTTCGGAAGGAACAAAAGGAAGAACCTGACAGGAAAAGGCAAGCGACACTGTGTCGCCGGTGAAATTGTGCAAGTAACGGTCATAATATCCTCCGCCGTAGCCAATTCGATAGCCTCTGCTGTCAAAGCATAGACCTGGTACGACCATCACATCCACGTCACATTTCTCTACTGGATCCGTCTTACTCGGAATAGGCTCTTGCAGCCCGTAATAGACCGTTTCAAGCTGGTTAAATGATGTAATTACCCTGAATTCCATCTCTTTCTTTAACGGAAAACATTTAGGAACCGCCATTCGCTTTCCCTCTTTCCAGCCTTTTTCAATGATGCTCCTTGTATTTGGTTCCCTATTTTGTGAAATCGTTAACCCGATTGTTCCGGCTTTTTTCCAAAGGGGGGATAGCAGAAATTGCTGTTCGATTAATTGAGAGTACTTATGGTATTGAACATCGTCCATTTTCTGAAGCTGGATTTTCATCTGCTCCCGCAAGTTTGTTTTCTTCATTCTACTCACCGCTTTTATATGTACTTATTCTATTATATATTCAAGCTTTTACATTCACAGTAAAAATCCAATAAAAAAACAGCAGGAATTAATCCCCTGCTGCTTACTTTGTTTCGCGGTGCACTGTCATTTTTTTCTCTCTGGAGCAATATTTTTTAAGCTCCATACGATCCGGGTTATTACGTTTATTCTTTTTAGAGATATAGTTACGCTCACCACAGTCAGTGCAAGCAAGTGTAATATTCACACGCATGATTATCCCTCCAAACTGTTCAATCGTTAAATCTAATCAGACTTTAACATCATACCACTGAAGATCAAAAAATTCCACTTAATTTTTATTTTTGAAAGTGTTTTATTTTTTTTGAATAAACCTCATTTGTTTTCAATGCTTCTTCAGGCCGCTGATCCATTGTAATGATGGATAAAACAGATTCATTCTTCAAGGAAGCGATTCTGGTCCAATTGCCTTCGCCGTGGTGAATATTAATTCCTTCAGATAGTCTGATCCGGTCAAACTCTTCATCTGAAATTAAACGGCTCAGTACCCTGCTTTCATGCCCGGAGCGGCAGGATACATGCTGGCAGGCGGCTTTAGAATAAAGGCATAGCTTTTCTTTGTGCAAGGAGTCCTCTTCTATTTCTTTTAGCAGGGATGCGAGCAGCTGTATCGGGGTTTCCACTTCAGGCAGCTTAAAGCGGTGATTAAAGATTTCGCTTATGATTGAGGGAGTGATCGGCAAATCCCCATGTGCTCCTTTTAATTCCAATGTCTGTTCCCGCTCATTCAGCCGAAAAATCAAAGCCGGCCCTTTACTAAAATCTGCAGGTTCTAATTTTACAATGAAGGATTCCTCCATCAAATCCCGGTAGAATCGATAGGAAAGGGAATCCATTTCTAAACCGTAACTCGGCCCTGAATTTGAGCTCTCCCCAATTCCCTCAGACCGAAGAGAGTGATCTTGTTCTTTTGCCAAGCCGGAGATTCTTGTTTTCGTGCCGGTAATTTTACTTGAAACGAGTGTAGCTTTGGAATAATGCGATTCAATCGACTTTTCCATTTCTGCAGGCAGGACCTGCCCTGCTCCATCGAATAGCAAAATGCTGCATACTTGACCTGTAGAGAATGCATATGCACCCATGCGGTGAAATTTATAGCATCCATACCTAAGCGCAGATGGTGGAACTGGATCTTCTTCTAAGTATATGGGGCAGCCAAACGATCGTAAGGAATCAGTAAAGAGATTGGTTACTAAAGCAGAAAGGGCACTGCCGTCACTTGCTGCAATTACACCGGTTTTTCCGCATGCAGCTGAGAACGCCTGTGCCAGTTTAACTGCTTTTATCGTCCCGCCTTCTTCCATGGAAAAATCAATGCGTCCTTTTGAGCAAAAAACCTCTTTTTCCGGAAAGTATTTCGCAGAAAAGGTATCTTCTAGATGTGTTCCTTTAGCAACCCTGGTTGCCGGCCACACCCTCACGTGCTCCTTGACCACATTTTCCCCCTCCATCACTACATTTTCCCCTAAAACCGAGCCGTTATTGAGTACACTAAAAGCTTTTATTTCACAAAAGCTTCCCAAAACAGAACCGATGACATGAGTACAGGAGTGAATTTGCTGATGACTCCAGCAAATGGATCCTTCAATGCGGGAACCTGCTGCAATATGAGAACCCTCGCCTATCGCTGTATATGGACCGATTTTACATCCCTTCTCTATAATCGTGCCTTTTCCAATTAATACAGGCCCTTCTAAAACCGTACCTTTCTCAATGACGGCTCCCTCTCCTATACAAATTTTATTCTTTGAATCAGTATTCAGGAGACATTTAGGAGACAGATCAACAATCCCGTCGAGCAAGTCAAACTGAGCTGCCTTGTATTCGGAGTGAGATCCAATGTCAGACCAATACCCTTTCGCTTTGAACATGTGAATTCCTCTTTCAAGGAGAAGAGGAAGAATATCTTTACAAATGTCCTGTGGTTCATCACTTGAGATGTAATGAAAGACATCAGGTTCAAATATATACATTCCAGCATTGATGTATTCGCTATACACCTCTGTTCGATATGGCTTTTCCATGAAATTTAGAATACGTCCTGAGGAATGGGTAATCATGCTTCCATATTCACCTGTCTGACTTTTGCTGACGCCAAAAACCGTGCCGATGCAGTCTGAACTTTTATGTGATTGGATGGCAGCATGCAAATCAAAATTTGAAATTGTATCCCCGCTCACAACTAAAAAGGCTTCATTCAGCAAATGCTCTCCTAATTGCAAACAGCCTGCCGTACCTAACGGAGTTTTTTCCTTTAAATAAGTAATATTGACTCCAAATTCTTCCCCATCTCCAAAATGCTGTTCTATGACACTGCTTTTCCAGCATAAAGCCATTAAAACATCGGTTACTCCATACTGTTGCAAATACTCAACAACATATTCGAGAACAGGTTTATTCAGTAAAGGAACCATCGGTTTAGGCAATCTTGATGTCAGGGGCTGCAGCCTTGTGCCCATTCCGCCTGCCAGAATAACTGCTTTCATATGAACCTCCTTCCTTTCACATGTGCTGCATTGATTTCTTATATATATGGATTGTCTTTTCAGCTGCAGAGCTCCAGCTATATTTTTTTGATTCATTGTGTGCTTTAACACTAATGGCTGCTGCTTTTTCTGGAAATTTTAATAGTTCCAGAAGCGAACGCGTTAAATCTTCAATATGGGAGCTTTTATATATCAAACCGCTCTCATTGTGCACAACCATCTCAGGAAGCCCTCCCGCATCGGAAACGACTAGAGGCTTCCCTGCCGACATAAGTTCCAGGGCGGCCAAGCCAAAGGGTTCATAAAGGCTTGGTATGCATGCTGCAGCTGCATATTGTATATATCTATTCCGTTCCTCCCCCTTTATAAAACCCGGAAATATGACATCCTTTTGAATACCCAAAGATTCTGCGAGTGCTTCGTACTTTTCTTTACCCGGACCTTCCCCCGCAATGACCAGCTTTAAAGCGGGGAGCTCGCTTTTTATCATTGAAAAAGCCACGAGTAAGTCCTCAAATCCTTTTTCAGGCACGAAGCGGCCCATGGAAAAGATGTATGGATATGCAGCAGGATTTCCCAATGAACTTTTTGAAAATGGTGCCGCCCCGTTATGGATTACAGTTATTTTTTCGGCATCTGCTTTTTGAGAAAGAATTTCTCGCTTCATATAATTACTGCAGACAATTAGCTCATCAGCTTCTTGTAAAAGCTTCTTTTCCATTTCATGGATCATTTTTTCAGCGGGAGTTTTCAAGCTCTTTTTTCTGCCGGTTTCCATGGAGTGGATGGTAGCAATTAGAGGGATTCTGTACATTTTTTTAGCATAAATAGCCGCTCCGGCTGTCAGCCAGTCATGGGCATGTACAAGGCTGAATGATTGATGAAGGGATTGGATCGCTTTAATCCAGGTTAAGTTAATATTCATCATCCATTCGTAGGAATTATCGTATGCCTCATTCTGTAGCTGTGGACGGTATATCGTAAAGGAGTCTTGCCTTTCGTATTCTGGCTCATGCATTCCTTCAGGTATCGTAACTAACAATCCATGAATCTCAGCGGAGGAAAGCTCTTGTGTTAAATGGGATACATGCGTTCCCAGTCCTCCCCATATTTTTGGAGGGTATTCTGTTGAAAACATCAGGATGGGTGAATTTTCTGCGAGTGGTTTCATTGCGTTATTTCCATTCTCCATAATCAGTATAGGCGGAAAAATAAGTCTGAAACGAATCAATCGTCTTTTTAGAAAGATCGAAGGAGAGATCTGGTGTTTTAGCTGCAGCCAGCATCATGTTGGAGGAATTAAAAAACAGTAATTTTAATTGAAAAGCATGGAAGCCAGACTTTGTATAAAGCTTCATCTTCCCTGATGAGGAATATATCGGATAGTCATAGCAGACAGGCTCAATAGAACCATTAGCATATAAAGAAAGTCTCATTATTTTGTATAGGCTCTCATAATCCTCATGCATAAGAATGGGAGAGGCTCGTTGTGTGACCTCCGAAACATGCCATTCGGTGATCAGCAGGGCTGATATTTGTTTTGCCTTTATCCAATCTGTATCTGAAGAATCTTGAGCCCGTTCGAAATACAATCCGTTTCTTCCTCATTTCTTTATTTTTCTTTATCATAATGTAAATTTCACTATGGTACAACTCTAGGAAGGAGAACATGTGAAATTTAACGAAAATCCTATAATTTATAGGAAAAACCATTAAAAAATTCGACAAACTATGATATAAAGAATAAGTGAAAACTTTGATAGAAGGTGAAAATTAAATGGAAATAGTCATCGTGGTATTGCTGGTCGCAGCGATTGCCTTATTGGTGTATTCGTTTACGAAGAAGGATAAGGTTCAGGAAATCGAAAAGGATCTGGATCAGCTTCAGCTATCAGCCATGCAGGAGATTTACAAGCTTAAGAAGAAAATTAAAGTCTTGGAAGAGGAAATTTTACAGGATGACATTCAGTCGCTGTCTCAGGAAGAGCAGCTAGACTATCATATTGAGAAAAAGGTCGTAGCGAAGTATAAGCATGGGATGACGGTTGATGCCATTGCAAAATCAGAAAATATTTCTGTTAAACAGGTTCAGGCCATCATCAAGCGAAACGAGAGGATCCTAACATGAGCAGAAAAGGCATCCAAGCATTCTCCGCCGGAATCATCACTGCTACCGTTGTCCTTTCCATTTCTTATTTTCTTACACCTAAAGAGTCAGCCGAATCTGAAAAAGCAACAGAAGAGCAAGTAACTGCCTATCTGGCAAGTGAAGGCCAGGTATCTGTTCCAAGGGATACATACGAAACCCTTGTCAAAACGAAAGAGGAATCTGTATCGGCATCCAGCAAAAAGGAAGAGACACCACCAAAAAAGGAAAGCCCTTTAAAACAGGAAACTTTCCGATTCTTTATTTATGAAGGAACAAGTACTGCTGAAATTGCCCAAGAGCTGGAACGAGGAAAAGTGGTCAAATCTGCTAATGAATTTGCGGATTACCTGATAAAAACAGATCTGCATACAAAGGTTCGTCAGGGCGGATATAAACTCCCTACTGGGTTAAGCAACGAAGAGGCAGCAAAATATCTCATTAAGCAATAACAAAAACTCCGCTGACAATCAGCGGAGTTTTTGTTAATTATTCAAATCGTAGTGTCTGCCTTTTACGAGGTAAAAAATGTTTTCAGATATATTTGTTGCATGATCCGCAAATCTCTCTAAATAGCGGCTTACAAAGAGCAGCTGAGTGACCTGCGGCATGGACTCCTGGCTGTGCTGCGTCAATTCTAGCAGCTCCCTGATTGTCTGCCCGTAAAGATTGTCTACCGCATCATCCATATCAGCGACTTTTTTAGCAAGAACAACATCTTCCTCGTTAAAAGCTTTAATGGATAATGAAAGCATCTCAGTTGCGATGGCATGCATTTTTTTAATGGTCTCTATCGGTTTGATAAGAGGATCATCCCCGATTCGAATAGCAGATTTCGCAATATTTACAGCAAAATCAGCCATACGCTCCATTTCATTCGATATTTTAATGGTGACCATAATCCTGCGCAAATCTGTCGCAACCGGCTGCTGCTTCGCAATAAGCAAAATGGAAAGATCATTAATTTCCTCATCCAGATTGTCGACAGCTTCATCCTCTTCCATAATCTCTAAGGCCTTCTCAATATTTTGATTTTCGAGCGCATCGATTGATTTAGCTAAAGCAATCTCAGTAAGACTTCCCATTTCAATTAATTTTTCTCTAAGCGTATTTAAATCAAATTCAAATTTTCCACGTACGACCATGTTGTCAACCTCCAACTATTTCTTTTATTTCAATAGTTTACTCTTTTTCCTTAGAAAATGCATGAAAGATTCAAATCTCATACGTTCAAAAAAAGCCGCGCTGAACAAGCACGGCTTTTTTTCTATTAGCCGAAACGGCCAGTAATATAATCTTCAGTTCTTTTATCTGCAGGTGTAGAAAAGAGCTTATTCGTATTCGAGTACTCTACCACTTCTCCATTCAAGAAGAAAGCTGTACGGTCGGAGATACGTGCGGCCTGCTGCATATTGTGTGTAACGATGATGATGCTATAGTTTTGCTTCAATTCCTGAACAAGTTCTTCTACTTTTAATGTTGAAATCGGATCAAGGGCAGATGTTGGCTCATCCATGAGAATAACATCCGGCTCGATTGCAAGGCAGCGTGCAATACAAAGACGCTGCTGCTGGCCGCCGGAAAGTCCATATGCATTTTCTTTTAGACGGTCCTTAACTTCATCCCAAATTGCTGCACCCTTTAAACTCTGTTCAACAATCTGATCCAAGACCTTTTTATCGCGGATTCCGTGAATTCTCGGTCCGTATGCAACATTGTCATAGATGGATTTAGGGAACGGATTTGGCTTTTGGAAAACCATACCTACTTGTGTTCTCAACTCTTCAACACGGTAAGATTTATCGAAAATGTTTTGTCCGCGGTAGATTATTTTTCCGGATGTGCGTACAATCGGAACCAATTCGACCATGCGGTTTAAAGTTTTAATATAAGTAGATTTACCGCAGCCGGATGGTCCGATAATCGCTGTTACTTCATTTTCATATACATCAAGGTCGATGTTCTTCAAAGCTTGATTGTTGCCGTACCAAAGATTTAGGTTATCTGTTTTATAAACAACGCTTTTATTAACATTTGCTGTATCTGTACTAATACCTGATGTTTGTTTATCTTTCACAACTGTTTTAACTTCCATTGCGAAAATCCTCCTTCACCTATAGAACCATTAAATTGTATTAATATCTTTTTGAAAATTTATTTCGAATCAGCACAGCAACTGTATTCATTACAATCAGGATAATAAACAATATTATTATACCAGCTGCAGCGAGATCATGGAAATCCGTCTGCGGTCTGGAAGCCCAATTGTAAATTTGAATAGGCATAACAGTAAACGTACTTAACAGTCCGTCTGGCAAGTAGTTGACGTATGCAAATGCGCCTACAACGATAAGCGGAGCAGTTTCCCCTACTGCACGGGAGAATGCAAGGATACTTCCCGTTAAGATACCCGGGATCGCAGTCGGAAGAACGACACGATAGATTGTTTGCCATTTTGTAGCACCCATACCAAATGATGCTTCTCTAAGCTGTCCAGGGACAGCGCGAATTGACTCCTGAGATGCAACAACGATAACCGGAAGAATGAGCAAAGCCATTGTGAAACCAGCTGCCATAATGCTTCTTCCAAGTTCAAAATAACGGACGAAAATGGTTAATCCCAGAAG
The Metabacillus sp. FJAT-52054 genome window above contains:
- a CDS encoding 5-formyltetrahydrofolate cyclo-ligase is translated as MKKTNLREQMKIQLQKMDDVQYHKYSQLIEQQFLLSPLWKKAGTIGLTISQNREPNTRSIIEKGWKEGKRMAVPKCFPLKKEMEFRVITSFNQLETVYYGLQEPIPSKTDPVEKCDVDVMVVPGLCFDSRGYRIGYGGGYYDRYLHNFTGDTVSLAFSCQVLPFVPSEIFDVPVKRIITEKEVLHCRE
- a CDS encoding sugar phosphate nucleotidyltransferase, with amino-acid sequence MKAVILAGGMGTRLQPLTSRLPKPMVPLLNKPVLEYVVEYLQQYGVTDVLMALCWKSSVIEQHFGDGEEFGVNITYLKEKTPLGTAGCLQLGEHLLNEAFLVVSGDTISNFDLHAAIQSHKSSDCIGTVFGVSKSQTGEYGSMITHSSGRILNFMEKPYRTEVYSEYINAGMYIFEPDVFHYISSDEPQDICKDILPLLLERGIHMFKAKGYWSDIGSHSEYKAAQFDLLDGIVDLSPKCLLNTDSKNKICIGEGAVIEKGTVLEGPVLIGKGTIIEKGCKIGPYTAIGEGSHIAAGSRIEGSICWSHQQIHSCTHVIGSVLGSFCEIKAFSVLNNGSVLGENVVMEGENVVKEHVRVWPATRVAKGTHLEDTFSAKYFPEKEVFCSKGRIDFSMEEGGTIKAVKLAQAFSAACGKTGVIAASDGSALSALVTNLFTDSLRSFGCPIYLEEDPVPPSALRYGCYKFHRMGAYAFSTGQVCSILLFDGAGQVLPAEMEKSIESHYSKATLVSSKITGTKTRISGLAKEQDHSLRSEGIGESSNSGPSYGLEMDSLSYRFYRDLMEESFIVKLEPADFSKGPALIFRLNEREQTLELKGAHGDLPITPSIISEIFNHRFKLPEVETPIQLLASLLKEIEEDSLHKEKLCLYSKAACQHVSCRSGHESRVLSRLISDEEFDRIRLSEGINIHHGEGNWTRIASLKNESVLSIITMDQRPEEALKTNEVYSKKIKHFQK
- the rpmG gene encoding 50S ribosomal protein L33 — encoded protein: MRVNITLACTDCGERNYISKKNKRNNPDRMELKKYCSREKKMTVHRETK
- the pstA gene encoding phosphate ABC transporter permease PstA translates to MKLVDQAQVEKKMGSRLINNQIFKTIFLIATLFSLVVLGILMYRIFTQGYEFLSADFFNNFASRRPSNAGIKAAFIGTLWVMGVTIPVALIFGVGTAIYLEEYAKKNKFTRFIQMNISNLAGVPSIVFGLLGLTIFVRYFELGRSIMAAGFTMALLILPVIVVASQESIRAVPGQLREASFGMGATKWQTIYRVVLPTAIPGILTGSILAFSRAVGETAPLIVVGAFAYVNYLPDGLLSTFTVMPIQIYNWASRPQTDFHDLAAAGIIILFIILIVMNTVAVLIRNKFSKRY
- a CDS encoding glycosyltransferase family 4 protein; the encoded protein is MKPLAENSPILMFSTEYPPKIWGGLGTHVSHLTQELSSAEIHGLLVTIPEGMHEPEYERQDSFTIYRPQLQNEAYDNSYEWMMNINLTWIKAIQSLHQSFSLVHAHDWLTAGAAIYAKKMYRIPLIATIHSMETGRKKSLKTPAEKMIHEMEKKLLQEADELIVCSNYMKREILSQKADAEKITVIHNGAAPFSKSSLGNPAAYPYIFSMGRFVPEKGFEDLLVAFSMIKSELPALKLVIAGEGPGKEKYEALAESLGIQKDVIFPGFIKGEERNRYIQYAAAACIPSLYEPFGLAALELMSAGKPLVVSDAGGLPEMVVHNESGLIYKSSHIEDLTRSLLELLKFPEKAAAISVKAHNESKKYSWSSAAEKTIHIYKKSMQHM
- the phoU gene encoding phosphate signaling complex protein PhoU, yielding MVVRGKFEFDLNTLREKLIEMGSLTEIALAKSIDALENQNIEKALEIMEEDEAVDNLDEEINDLSILLIAKQQPVATDLRRIMVTIKISNEMERMADFAVNIAKSAIRIGDDPLIKPIETIKKMHAIATEMLSLSIKAFNEEDVVLAKKVADMDDAVDNLYGQTIRELLELTQHSQESMPQVTQLLFVSRYLERFADHATNISENIFYLVKGRHYDLNN
- the pstB gene encoding phosphate ABC transporter ATP-binding protein PstB, whose protein sequence is MEVKTVVKDKQTSGISTDTANVNKSVVYKTDNLNLWYGNNQALKNIDLDVYENEVTAIIGPSGCGKSTYIKTLNRMVELVPIVRTSGKIIYRGQNIFDKSYRVEELRTQVGMVFQKPNPFPKSIYDNVAYGPRIHGIRDKKVLDQIVEQSLKGAAIWDEVKDRLKENAYGLSGGQQQRLCIARCLAIEPDVILMDEPTSALDPISTLKVEELVQELKQNYSIIIVTHNMQQAARISDRTAFFLNGEVVEYSNTNKLFSTPADKRTEDYITGRFG